In a genomic window of Geoalkalibacter sp.:
- the ttcA gene encoding tRNA 2-thiocytidine(32) synthetase TtcA: MPESDDNLFRRIRKLTGRAIGDFNLIEEGDRIAVGVSGGKDSYTLLHVLEALRRKAPVRYELVAVNIDAGYPGYRKEVVEEHLREHGFSYRMQSTNSYQVIEEKRRPGSSYCSFCARLRRGVLYSLADELGCNKIALGHHLDDFIETLLLNQFYVGTLAAMSPKLQADNGRHTVIRPLVYVEEQDIIAFSRDRRLPVICCACPVCGVIDQKRKRMKRLIRELKEEIPQIRQSLLGALGNVHPRHLLDKELREF, from the coding sequence GTGCCTGAATCCGATGACAACCTGTTTCGCCGCATCCGCAAACTCACCGGCCGCGCCATCGGCGACTTCAACCTCATCGAGGAGGGCGACCGCATCGCCGTGGGCGTCTCCGGCGGCAAGGATTCCTACACCCTGCTGCACGTCCTTGAAGCCCTGCGGCGCAAGGCACCGGTGCGCTACGAACTGGTGGCGGTCAACATCGACGCCGGCTATCCCGGCTACCGCAAGGAGGTGGTCGAAGAGCATCTGCGCGAACATGGCTTCAGCTATCGCATGCAGAGCACCAACAGCTATCAGGTCATCGAGGAAAAGCGCCGTCCCGGCTCGTCCTACTGCTCCTTCTGCGCCCGTTTGCGCCGCGGCGTGCTCTACAGCCTGGCCGATGAGCTGGGCTGCAACAAGATCGCCCTCGGTCATCACCTCGACGACTTCATCGAGACGCTGCTGCTCAACCAGTTCTATGTCGGCACCCTGGCCGCCATGAGCCCCAAGCTGCAGGCCGACAACGGCCGCCACACCGTCATTCGCCCGCTGGTCTACGTGGAAGAACAGGACATCATCGCCTTCAGTCGCGATCGGCGCTTGCCCGTCATCTGCTGCGCCTGCCCGGTGTGCGGGGTGATCGACCAGAAACGCAAGCGCATGAAGCGGCTGATCCGCGAACTCAAGGAGGAAATCCCCCAGATCCGCCAGTCCCTGCTGGGGGCCCTGGGCAATGTCCATCCACGGCATCTGCTCGACAAGGAACTGCGGGAGTTCTGA
- a CDS encoding aldehyde dehydrogenase family protein — MIEGEVRIEIFPEEQDLPVFCPAPRAEDQREYLAGGRLRVWDGPLQEVFSPLPVRRAGQLRPRLLGRVPRLDWAAAVDALDAACAAFDAGRGIWPTLGSAARRQVLQALRAGLAERRGEIVPLLLWEVGKSLAEAEAEFDRTLHYFDETLADLERRRAEEGALLSAEGIAARRGRAPLGVVLCLGPFNYPLNETFATLLPALAMGNTVLLKPPRIGVLLFRPLLGLFREVLPPGVVNVIYGEGEELLEPLMATGRIDVLAFIGSGAVAQRLLRAHPRPLRLTPVLGLGAKNAAVVLPGADLERAVRECLLGSLAFNGQRCTALKILFVHESLIEAFLEQFLVALSRIRQGMPWEKGVWITPLAEPERPAYLRALLDDALALGARVLNPGGGTCVGSFFRPALVAPVTPAMRLYREEQFGPLVPVAPFAEFSAIDDFLRDSDYAQQISLFGRDEGELAPLIDGLVNRVARVNLNCKCQRGPDCLPFTGRKDSAVGTLAVGEALDAFSFPALVAARDGREDRALLDALGDDGRSNFLRERRDRN, encoded by the coding sequence ATGATCGAGGGCGAGGTGAGGATCGAGATTTTCCCCGAAGAGCAGGATCTGCCGGTCTTTTGTCCCGCGCCGCGCGCCGAGGATCAGCGCGAATATCTGGCGGGGGGGCGGTTGCGCGTCTGGGATGGCCCCCTGCAGGAGGTCTTTTCGCCCCTGCCGGTGCGCCGTGCCGGCCAGTTGCGGCCGCGCCTTCTGGGGCGGGTGCCGCGCCTGGATTGGGCGGCGGCCGTCGACGCCCTCGATGCGGCCTGCGCGGCTTTCGACGCGGGCCGCGGCATTTGGCCGACCCTGGGCAGCGCGGCTCGGCGGCAGGTCTTGCAGGCGCTGCGCGCGGGCCTTGCCGAGCGGCGCGGCGAAATCGTGCCGCTGCTCCTGTGGGAGGTGGGCAAGAGCCTTGCCGAAGCCGAGGCCGAATTCGATCGCACCCTGCATTACTTCGATGAAACCCTCGCCGACCTCGAGCGGCGCCGCGCCGAGGAAGGCGCCCTGCTGAGCGCCGAGGGCATCGCCGCGCGCCGCGGGCGCGCGCCCCTGGGCGTGGTGTTGTGCCTGGGGCCGTTCAACTACCCCCTCAACGAAACCTTCGCCACCCTGCTGCCGGCCCTGGCCATGGGCAACACGGTACTGCTCAAGCCGCCCCGGATCGGCGTGCTGCTGTTTCGCCCCCTGCTCGGTCTGTTTCGCGAAGTGTTGCCGCCCGGGGTGGTCAATGTGATCTACGGCGAAGGCGAGGAACTGCTCGAACCGCTGATGGCGACGGGCCGCATCGATGTGCTGGCCTTCATCGGCTCGGGCGCGGTGGCGCAGCGTCTGCTGCGCGCCCATCCGCGGCCGCTGCGTCTCACCCCGGTGCTTGGCCTGGGCGCGAAAAATGCCGCCGTCGTTCTGCCCGGCGCCGACCTCGAGCGGGCGGTGCGCGAGTGCTTGCTGGGCAGTCTGGCCTTCAACGGGCAGCGCTGCACGGCGCTCAAGATCCTCTTTGTCCACGAATCGCTGATCGAGGCGTTTCTCGAGCAGTTTCTCGTCGCCCTGAGCCGCATCCGCCAGGGGATGCCCTGGGAGAAGGGGGTGTGGATCACGCCTCTGGCCGAGCCCGAGCGGCCCGCCTATTTGCGCGCGCTCCTCGATGATGCCCTGGCGCTGGGCGCGCGTGTTCTCAATCCGGGTGGCGGCACCTGTGTCGGTTCCTTTTTTCGGCCGGCGCTGGTGGCGCCCGTGACCCCCGCCATGCGCCTGTATCGCGAGGAGCAGTTCGGCCCCCTGGTGCCGGTGGCGCCCTTCGCCGAGTTTTCCGCCATCGACGACTTTCTGCGCGATTCGGACTATGCTCAGCAGATCAGCCTGTTCGGCCGCGACGAAGGCGAGCTGGCGCCGCTCATCGACGGCCTGGTCAATCGCGTGGCGCGGGTCAATCTCAACTGCAAGTGCCAGCGCGGCCCCGATTGCCTGCCCTTCACCGGACGCAAGGATTCGGCGGTGGGCACCCTCGCGGTCGGCGAAGCCCTCGACGCGTTCTCCTTCCCCGCGCTGGTGGCGGCGCGCGACGGCCGTGAGGACCGTGCCCTGCTCGATGCCCTGGGGGACGATGGCCGCAGCAACTTTTTACGCGAGAGGCGTGATCGTAATTAG
- a CDS encoding FKBP-type peptidyl-prolyl cis-trans isomerase, whose product MIRADQGDIVKVQYTGRLGDGTVFDASPPERPLQFIIGRGEVISGFDQAIVGMYQGGRKTVTIAPEQAYGAHRADLVEEVKRSLLPDNLPLEVGRQLEVTSAEGNRFVVLVTALGEDSVTLDANHPLAGRELVFDIELLGVEKVKAELPGF is encoded by the coding sequence ATGATTCGAGCGGACCAGGGAGATATCGTCAAGGTACAATACACAGGACGCCTCGGCGACGGGACGGTGTTCGATGCCTCGCCGCCCGAGCGCCCCCTGCAATTCATCATCGGGCGCGGCGAAGTGATCTCCGGCTTCGACCAGGCGATCGTCGGCATGTACCAGGGCGGCCGCAAGACTGTAACGATTGCTCCCGAGCAGGCCTATGGCGCCCACCGCGCCGATCTGGTCGAGGAGGTCAAGCGCAGTCTGTTGCCCGACAACCTGCCCCTGGAGGTGGGTCGCCAGTTGGAAGTGACCTCGGCCGAGGGCAATCGCTTCGTGGTTCTGGTCACGGCGCTGGGTGAGGACAGCGTCACCCTGGACGCCAACCATCCCCTGGCCGGACGCGAGCTGGTGTTCGACATCGAGTTGCTCGGCGTGGAAAAAGTCAAGGCGGAGCTGCCCGGTTTTTGA
- a CDS encoding PP2C family protein-serine/threonine phosphatase, producing MKCQCGGEFELALARNVQQLLLPKSSPSCHWCCFGVKNLMANGLGGDFFDFITMPDGCQAVFLGDVTGHGLHASVVMSLLYGFIHRACLKSCSPLETVLETNQFLQSFAERSVKYDHFFSSTLFFGVINPDTLEMQFVNCGHLPPMVRRDKHLFTLNSTGPPIGFFERPDIEMRSFRFEKNDRLLLYTDGISEATNADNHMFGLRRLSQLLMHSDDNYLEFLDKIFAELKNFGAPNPPQDDCTAIIMDFHPFLPPVPKGQSLPP from the coding sequence ATGAAATGCCAATGCGGGGGCGAATTCGAACTGGCCCTGGCGCGCAACGTCCAACAGCTGCTCCTGCCCAAGAGCTCGCCGAGCTGCCATTGGTGCTGTTTCGGCGTGAAAAATCTCATGGCCAACGGCCTGGGCGGCGATTTTTTCGACTTCATCACCATGCCCGACGGCTGCCAGGCCGTGTTTCTCGGCGACGTCACCGGCCACGGCCTGCATGCCTCGGTGGTCATGAGCCTGCTCTACGGCTTCATTCACCGCGCCTGCCTGAAAAGCTGCTCACCGCTGGAAACCGTGCTCGAAACCAATCAGTTTCTGCAATCCTTCGCCGAGCGCTCGGTGAAATACGATCATTTCTTTTCCTCGACGCTGTTTTTCGGCGTCATCAATCCCGACACCCTGGAGATGCAGTTCGTCAACTGCGGGCATCTGCCCCCCATGGTGCGCCGCGACAAACACCTCTTCACCCTCAACTCCACGGGCCCGCCCATCGGCTTCTTCGAGCGCCCCGACATCGAAATGCGCAGCTTTCGCTTCGAGAAAAACGACCGGCTGCTGCTCTACACCGACGGCATCTCCGAGGCGACCAACGCCGACAACCACATGTTTGGTCTGCGCCGCCTCAGCCAGCTGCTCATGCACAGCGATGACAACTATCTGGAATTCCTCGACAAAATCTTCGCGGAACTGAAAAACTTCGGCGCGCCCAATCCCCCCCAGGACGACTGCACCGCCATCATCATGGATTTTCATCCCTTCCTGCCGCCGGTTCCCAAGGGTCAGAGCCTGCCTCCTTGA